aacattaatgtaataattatgtttttcttAAACATAACCAAATTAAGATTATCAAAACCATGAAAAATTATAGAATGTATATATTATCAATAACAAAATAAATGACTAATGAAAATTGACCTGGAAGAAATGTGAAAGCAGACTCCGGTACTCTTAGGGATGTCAATGGGGCATCTTCTCGGTTGCTTGTTCTTCCCTCACCGAAGACGACGTCGTTCCACCAGTTCTGGCCACTATCTGAAACTTTCCACAACCAGTCACTTCATGCCACGAAACGTTACACTGCGCACAGAAGAGTCTATGGCAACTGGGGCACACCGATACCGTCACTAACCCCTCTCCATCATCAACCATCATAGCCAAACAGTCCTTTAAAGGGCAGTACTTTCTCCGGAACAATGGAACGACAGAGCTGCGGATCCAAAAGGCCTCCGCAGTTGGGGTCAAGTGAGGACACTTTACCATGGATATGTTATCCTGAATCTTTGAAACGACGTATTTCCCAATGCAGTCAGAGGAAAACGAGTGGGAGCACTTGTCGTTTCTGAACATCTCTTCTTTTGGTTTGTAGTGCGTGCAGATTGGACAAATGCCGGCGGCTACGACAAACTCGCCTTCATCTTTTTCCGACTTAACCTTTTTCTTCAAATTCTCTTTCTCCTCTTTAATGGGGATAGGACGTTTTCTTGATGGTGAAAATATCGATGATATTAGAGCCTCTTGGAGCGGTAACTCATGTGCACATTTCTCGCCCGCGATTGGAGTGGATTTTTCATCATCAAATAGAGCTGAGAAGCAGAAATCATCGATAAAAGGATTGAGAATGCCAGACGATGATCCTGCCatttttatattttgaatataccagaacttttttttgttaaatttggtATAGAAAGAATATAAATTTGGTAAACCATGGCAAATTTGGTATAGAATATACAAGAACTTTGATTTTAGATAATTATGTATAGAATATAAATTTGGTAAACGATGGCAAAAACTCTCATTGACAGAAACACCAATAAATGGAGAATCTCTTAAATGAATGACACAAGGAAATTAGAATAAAATCAGTAAACTAGCAAATACACagagtaataaataaaataacaattacAATTTATTACAAAAGCTATCTTTGACCTCTTTAATATCCCATCCCAATCAATCTACGTAGAAACTTGGATAGAGAACTAGGAATGTGGAGGCTATTTCTAtagtcatttaaacaaaaaatgtattgcatttaaaaaaaaaacaaaatatattgaaaaataatTCGGAATGTTTAAACTTATTGGTAAATTGAATTGTCAGTCATAAATGAGTTTAAATtggaaattatttttttaattagattAACTTTCAGTATATTGCTTGAAATCAAAATATATTGAATTATTTTGCTTGACATaatgtaaaagaaaaaataaaatccaCAAAAGGAAGATTAATTAAGACTAATATAATTGGATTTTTAACTTCTTATCAAGTCTTACAAAAGCAGACCTATGGTCCAAGtaatttttaaaaaccaaagtTTGAATGACAtattcttctccttcttccacGATCCAGTGGTTTTTAATCCTTTCCTTATTCTTGAGGAGGACAATCATGGCTTGACGACCATTGGGACCCGCAGCCATAGCAGAATTCATGCCCACACCtggaataattatttttttaaatagttcacaaacattttcataattatttgttttataaacaaattaaattaagatTATCAAAACAGGATGAACAGACATAGCTAGAAGAAGATATCAACAATCAATATCAAAATAATTCcaagaaaaaaataacaaaataaatgacTAATGAAAATTGACCTGCATGAAATGTGAACGCAGCCTCCGGTTTTCTCAACATAAAAACTACAAGAGGGACATCTTCTCCATTGCTTGTTCTTGGCAAGCTCTATCACCATCTTTTCTTCCTTCTCGGACGACGACATCGTTCCTACACTTTTGGCCACGCTCTGAAACTCTCCACACTCAGACCCTTCATGCCATGAAACATTGCACTGCGCGCAGAAGAGTCTATTACAACTGGGGCACTCCGATACCGTTACTGACTCCTCTCCATCATCAACCATCATAGCCAAACAATCCTTAAAAGGACAGTATATTTTCTTGGCTCCAAGAATCAATGACTCACACAGAGCATTTTCCCATCGTCCAAACACTTGCTCCGGAACAATGGAACGACAGAGCTGAGGCTCCAAAACGCCTCCGCAGTTGGGATGAGGACACTTCACCACGGATATGTTATCCTGAATCTTTAAGACGACATATCTCCCAATGCAGTCAGAGCAAAACGAGTGGGAACACTTGTCGTTTCTGAACATCGCTCCTGCCGGTTTGGGCTCCGAGCATATTGGACAAAAGCCCTCTACAACAAGAGAAGAAGACTCGCCTTCTTCTTTTTCCAACTTAACCTTTTTCTTCAAGAAAAGATCTGTTGCACTGGATGTTGCCATAGTATTGATTAAATGCTCTGTCTCCTCTTTAACGGGGACACGTTTTCTTGATGATGGTAATGAAAATGCTGCAGATATTAGAGCCTCTTGGAGCTGTAACTCATGTGCATATTTCACATCAGAGATTGGAAATAATTCATCATCATCAAAGAGAGCTGAAAAGTAGAAATCATCGACCAAAGGATAGAGATTGCTAGACGATGATCCTGCCATTTCTCTATTTGATATGTTTTATATATCTTACTCTGTTTTGGGTTTTAGATATTTATACATGCATATACAGGGATGTAGAACTAGGAATTTGGAGGGTTGTTCTTAGTCATATAACAAAATGTATTGGAAAATAATTCGGAATGTTAAACGTAATGGCCATTTGAATGGTCTGTCATAAATGAGTTTAACTTGGAATTGAAATTTTTTACTCTCTCAATATATTTAGGGAATAGGTTTAGGTAGCTAAAACGGTTGAGAGCATTTCTTCCAATTTTCAATACAACATTAAAGAGAAATTATAAGAAATGCCCAAAATAAAGTCATGAAGCTAATGtccttatttttaaaattgtagctAAATGACTATTTTACATTGTCGATTACCTAAATTACCTTttcttataatttatttatttatttaggattgtatgactttaatatagtggtatatgtatattagttttgtttaattagtttttattttaaaattatatttattttttaagttttttataagttgttggtatattatttttcaattagtgGATATGTTTTTTGtgatatggtatataattttttttttgtgatatttaatttctattttattaaacatagtggtagtatataattttgtatcgtGGTATATACATGTTAatagtagtatataattttgttagcatactatatacattttttagtaataattttgtaagttttgatggtatattactTTTCagctcagtatatatattttgtggtatgatatatcattCCACAACTCATAAGaaacgaaaaaaaaaaatcaaaataactttaaaataaaaactaatatacatataccataatattaaaatatttcgaataaaataataatttgttaaagaatatatttggtaatatgtgatattaaatagaaaataaggttattttactacaaaattaaaaacatggacatttacttaATTTCACACAACATTAAGAATCATTTTGCTTCATGCCCCGACATTAAATGCTTACGGTTTAGGTTTCCACTTTAATTTGTAATATATTATAGGCTACTGAGAAGACACATACAGATCTCATTTTATATAACAAATAAAATTCAATTAATCTAGGATAATCAATCATCAGCATCACATCAACCCCAAATCAGAATTATACAAAATAGTTTTCTAATTAGGAAAGAGTAATAGAAATAGAGGTTATCATTAGCTttcattgaaaaaaaatattagtagATGTCCATTTGGGAAAATGGAAATGCAAATATATTACAACCACCCTTTCCTATATAATGTAGATTTCTCCATCAAATCCCCCAGTACCCCATAAAGAAAAGGGGGAAAAGAGAGCAATACAAAGAGACAAAAATGAAGGTTTCCTACTACTAATTAGGATAAATATTGCCCTACATTAACATTAGTATACTGATATACTCTATACTTGCCTACCTTTTGGTCCTCTTTCTCCCCCTAACTTCTCTCTTTCCCCATCACCTTCCATTCCTTGTACTTTGACTCATTTAACTCTAATGAATAGTACATGCCAACAAATTAACAATTTCTCGTGCAGGATAGGGGAGAAAGCGACCTTGTAACTAGAGAGCCAAACAATGAAACTTAACCAAAATTGAATTATAGCGGCCGTGATGCTGTTAGTCCTTGACCGAATCCATTTGAAACCTTGTGTGATTTCTTCTTGAAGTTACTGACACTGCAGTGTGGACATATGTATTCGAGCCCATCTGTTTTGGCATAATCCTGCAAAAGTTCATAACAAATATGATTAAGAAAGAATTATTTACATGATTACAAGGCAAACCACCCTCCTGTTGAGAGGTAGTTGCAGAATGAAATAAACTCACCTTAAAGGCTCCAAGACCCTGTCTTCTGTCACAGCCAAAGTGCGCCCACTCGCCACACATACCACAGTTTACCCAGTCCCCTGCAGCACTACTGTAGAACAGAAGCCAAAAATcaaatattagtaaaatttaggTGTTTGATTGTAAATATTATTCACTATTTTCAGCACAAAGAAATACTAATATAAGATAATCCATAAAATGTGAACCTGTGACACAGTAAGCAGCACTCCCCATCCACATCATCATGAGCCAATTCATATTCAAGTAGGTAAGTTTCATAATGCCTTTTCAGTGTATTTCCAACACCCTGCAATAACAAAGGTGATAGTTAGAGGAGATTCATTGTCCAGATTCAAATTTATTGCAACTAAATAATCTTTGCATTCTTGCCCACATTATAAATGTTTCCCATAATCTCTCTAATGCATATTTTATAATCTCAATATCACCTCTTCCAAGGCCATAATCACACTTCTTTGGGTCATCCTTGTTGTCATAAGATAACTAAAGTGGTATTATATCAAAGAGTTCTGTACGTACAGTCATTCTATTGGTCATGGTGTAATTGCGCATCTTAGAGAAGATCTGTCCTTTCCAGTTAATGCCATTACCAACATGAAAGCCACCTCTGGTAACCACCTGAAAGGCATCAGTaccaaaaaaaaatcaattcaaaaGTTCCTACACTTAAATTGAATGAACCAAGTTGGAGCCCAAGAAAAAGAGCTCACCTCTTTGTACAAATTGTAGAGGTCAAGACGTTTTCCATTGAGTATGGCATCCGGAAACTCAGCAATCCCACTTTGAGGGATAAGTCGGGTGTGTCCTCGAAGCATTAGAAACTGCATCACATCCTTCAAAAACTCCTCCTGCAGGTGAATGAGTGATTATgggagaaacaagataaccaaaCACATACCACTGGAGAAACAAGTCGGGTATGtaaattaattcattaataataaaatgaagaCCATATACTTGTACAGTAATAGTAGGACACCCAAGCTTGTTGTTGCCCATATTTTAAATACCAGAAACTCAATTCAAACTCTGAGCAGAACATAACTAACCTCCGAACAAGCATGTATTGGGCTTCTACCACAACCATGTTTCTTCAAAGGCAAAGGATTCAAGGAAATAATTTGCTTAGCCTGTGATGAGCTTGAGAATGATTTACGCTGAGTGGCAGGAGTTAATCCTACTATGCTGAGCTTAGTGGGGGGAGCAATTGGAATATTTGCCTTAACTTGGCTTCCATCATGCCCATCTGCCTCAGAAGTTCCTGAAAAGGGTGCCATTTTTGGCCGACGAACATGAGGTATAGGCCTCATGGCTGCAATTTTCAATCTTTGTCTTGCTGGCAATAGTGGAGTGCTAACCCCATTTACTAACCCTCTCTCCTTGTCCTTTTCATCCGCTTTAGGATTATCATGTTTTGAAAGACCATAACCATCATGTGGGACCAGGCTTTTCTCTTGGCATGGATAAGACCTCTTTCTACTTGGAGCAGGTGGTCTCAACCAAGTAGGAGGATTGCCGAAAATAAAGTCATTCGAGATGTCTCTCTCCTGACTTGAGCAAAAGAAAAGCAGGCGCTCAGCATCATCTTTCTCAAAAGAAGCGACTGGTAATCCCTGAATGCTGGCTATTCCAAGTGCAACTAAACTATGATAAGACACATCAGGAGCTAGCTGCCTCAAAACCTGAAATTGCAGCACCAAATAAATTAGCTACACATACAAACATAGATATCATAAATACATctgaatttttaaatataatataaaagaGAGAAATGGAAGAAGGAACAAAACACAAAGAAATATATAGTTTTTTAAACAAAAGCTTAACCTTAGCAAGAAAATTCATTTCTAGATAtcaaattagagagagagagaagttaaAAACCTGTGAAGCCCATGCAGGAATCTTCATGCAAACTTCAAATACTGTTGCTCCACAAGCAATAGACGAAGATTTCCGAGGTTCAGACAAAAGAAGTTTGTTTCCCTCGCTGCTGGTAAGTGAGCGAACTAGTTGGCTATTTTCAATAATTTCGTTCTTTATGTGATTCTCCAACAactgaaaaaaaattaaagtaagaAGCAAATAGCTTGATCGCAACAACCTTTCCACTTAAAATTCTTTGGAATTACCTGGTCATCAAAGCACGTTTGTGCACTACCGGATAATAGAAGTGAGATGTGTGCACAACTACAAGTAGATACATCGCATCTCATGGTAATAACACCACGAGAAAAAGTTCCTGCCTGAAGAGGCGGTGGAGGAGCACTGACAACATAATAAAGATATTAGTAATCTATAGATGCCCACAAAGAGCAGTAAATGCACTATGAAAAACTCAATTAGGATAATAAAAAAAACTTCTAGATAATATCAAGAGAAGAAGGCACATTCACATCACATACAAACAATGAAAATAAAAAGACCCAAAACCCAAATGCATCCCAACTAAATGAACCACAAGGAAGACAATACAGAACTCTTCCAGTGTATAAATGTGCATTTATAGCAAAACTTTAAAACGCAGCATACCTGAACTTTCCATGAAGCTTGCTCCCGCGTATCTGAAGCGCAAAAAAGACCATAATGAGAAAATGAAAACCAGACCAACTTAATTTTAATAGAAATTTGTTGCAGAAGAATGTAGCTAGTTTCAGAAGGTACACTGCGCACTTAAGGCATGGAATGTAACGATCAGGAAGGATATATAGAGGCAATATACAAACATAAGCAAATTAAGGGCCTCAATCCAGGAAAGAAAAGTATAACACTTACTTCAATATTTAAAAGGGCATTGAGGCCATCTTCCAAAGGTTCTAATAAGCTTGCATCCTGGGAAGAAGATGAGtcaaatttataaaagaaatcccATAAGTGCAAAAATGGACATTAGGTTTGGCACTACATTTATACAAGCATGGCTTATAAAGTAATGAGGTAAATAGAACAGGAAAAGAAGGTACTGTCTGAACTTACTAATGCACACGGTACACCACAAACAAGAAACCTCAAGCTCACATCATCATCGTGTATCTTTATGGCAGGGAATGCATCTAAAGAACCGTCTTCGTCTTCTTCTACCTCTGCCTCTGCCACAGGAGGGTCAACATTGATTTTTAAACATTCTCCAAGTAGACATGGCCCTAGTTCACCACTAATCTTATGACCTTTAGCAGGAAGGACATGGTTGTTTCGGAGACAGTAAAGCCTAAAGGAAGCGTCCGCAAGTTGGAAAGCATCCCAGGTATGAATTGGTGAACTGCAATGCAAAACAAATAGAAATAAACTACATGTAACCTCAAGCTGCTTCTGAGCAGACACAAAGGTAGTATCAGATGTCTTTGATTCAAAACATATGTAGCAACTATGCCAAACTAATGATCTACACCATCATAAATCAGATCCCTACATTTAGTTCTATACGTTTAGTTTTTACATATACACACATAAAGTGATCAAAGATAGAAACTTCTATTTCTTATCCCATAAGATAGTGAATGCTAATTTATCCGAAGTGGAAAAGTTAAATACCTCTTTATAACTGAAAACATTGCATGACGAAAATGGCAAGCAGCATAGCGAGAAAACGTGTTCTTCCAATATATCACATATGGAACTCCCTGCAGAATGAGGCCTCAAGTCAATGAAACTTATGAAAGTAATATAAATGCCATATAATTACAGGCAtctttttttatgttttaaatcaaCTTTACTGAATTAGAATGCTATGGCAAAGTGAGTTTTGTTTAACCCTTAAAACAACTTCTCCTTTTACAATTATCATTGGTCATGTATGCGCACAGGCAAAGAAAATTACCTTTGAATGAAGCTCCTCTGCAAATTTCTCACCATTTGGTATCTCCAAATAAACCTACACCAAGATAAGAAGAAGATGGAATCAAAACCCCCATGCAGTACAAGCACAATAAAGAAAGCACATAACAAATAATATAACGAAACACCAAGAAAGGGTGAAATGGGAGATTTAAAGATTAAGCAGCGTACAGTTTCAAAACTCCCTGAAATACATGCAAAATGCCATTGATTTTTGTGAACTTTTTTAAAAGCTTACAAGTCTCTAAATTATATCTATTTCCTGACTGCAAAAAATTTCACATTATTTGCTGCATTTGGTTAGCACTTAACACAAAAAATAGCAATTCCATTATTCCATGCTAACCTCTTACTTGCATTAAAAACCTTTAATATAAAACAATCTACAAGCTACATTCAAAATGATTAAAAACAGCGATAGGCAGTGAATACCCTAGCATCTGGCTGAAACTGTAAATAAAATTCCAGTAGTAATCTATATTTACAACAAATTACTGACATGGTGTTTTAGTTGCAGGATTAATTGGGAAGAATGAGCATCACATGCACGTATAACATATATGAACTCCACTATGGCCTAACAACATGATAAAATCACAATTTATGAAAGCTAATGGACTATCATCACGTACATTAACATTGCTTAACTTCACACAAGTGCAAGGAATAGGTAACTATGCAGTGTAAGAATTTCCAATGGAAGAAAACAGATCATAGATACAGTCGACAATAAATATTACCACTGCAGATGAAATATTTACTTACGGTGGAAGGCAATGTGGTGCCAAAGACTTCAGATACTGCTTCAGGGGTCGACAAGTCAACGCCTCCCCACACTAGAGCCCCAACCTCATCATTCTCAAGTTGTTCTCCTTGCAAGTATACAAGATTTGGTTTACAAGATTCAAGAAGTTTAGAAAACTCCTCTTTGCTTGGGTTAGTCAGAGTTTGAACCTGCATTCCAGTCAGAAACCAAACTTGAAACACTAAACTGGAAAAAAAAATCTAGATGCATATGCAATAGAgctcattaattaaataaaaaaatagattttcaCCTCCAAACGCCCAGAAGAGACCAACTCCGGGAAGGGATATGCCGGCTGATTCTCTAACACATCCTTTTTAAGTTTTGATTCTGAGACACCCCCGCAAGTGACTGCTAAGAGACTACAAGATTGTTTCGAATTTCCCTGAGGATGAAACATTTGTTCCGAACAGATTCCCAGAGAGGAGACAAGGTAATAAACTTCCTTTTGCTAAGGGAAGTCGTCAACGTTCTCAGAGAAGAGCTAAATTGAAAAAACCATCATGACCAAGCAGCAATGTCCTCCTAATGAGTATTCTAAATCAAAATTTCACCTTCTACAGAGCAATAATGAAGGAGAACTAAATCACGGACAAAATCTATGTCTCAAAGCCGATACCCACTCATACAGAGGTCCTAGTAACTTGATCCCATGAAATTTACAGAGGAAAAACGCAAAACGAAACCAAAAGACCAAATTTCACTAATTAATGCAATCAAAGTAGTAAAAAAAGCCCTCGATTTCAGCCTTAAAAACACTCTAAAATTCAAGAAAAATTTGACAAAACCCAGATGAGAAAACCTACGAATCGAGCGAGAAAACAAGGGAAAATTCAGCGCCTTTAGGCGATTGAGAGAAGGAGAGTAAGATTACCGACCGACCCAGATGCGAAAGGGAGGAACGTCAAGTGGCCCAGATGAGGAAATTATGAAAATATCAACGACCCAAGTGAGTTCGTACCTTGAATAATCATAAACAAGGAAGAGAGTAAAGTATAGAGACAGCAAACCCTAGCCCTTAAAAATCAAatcccaaaaaaataataaaaagggaAAAATCCGTATAAAAAGAATCTACTTCTCGATAAGAATTATAAATTATCTCCTTCTCTTTCCAAGTCTATCTAACacaaaaactcaaaatcaaatgGCCACAGTCactctaaaattaattaaaagttcTCAACATAAATGAGGCGTGGGTGTCAGGAAATATCATTGCAACATATTCAGGGTCAAACATTatcaaaaaataattcaaattaaaaaaataaaaaccacttTTTTATGAActgataattaaataaagaataagaaaaagaaaagtaagcATCCCTGATTGGTGacagaacaaacaaactaaatttGTAAATTGGGTTTGCTTAGTCCGACTCTTcacattataataaattaaaacaaacagaAACCACAAATCAAATAGTGAATTTTCAAAAACCCATAAAgataaaaattgtgttttttttataaatattaagatTTGGAATTTGTgaagtgatatatatatatatattttatatattggTTCTCGTGCTCAAAAAGATAAATCACATCATGATGTTATCAAATATCTTTTCTttgttttggtttggtttggtttatATTGGTAATATTTCTTCGACCCTTGTTGTTCTCTTATTCCTCAAAGCTTCAAGTTCGTTCAACTCAATACCCAGTCTTCACCACCGCCATCTTCCTCCCACCTTAAGCACGTGCACATACACGCGCCGATGAAATAAGAGTTGATTATGAACATGAACTATGAATGAAGAATACACTACACAGACACAGACTTGTTTAATCTGTTTCAATTGGGTTTCAAAATCGGAAAGTCGTTACTTTAAAACGAATCTTTCTTCATACGACAAATTTCATCGTTTTCCCATTTTTGGATCAGTTTGTAAGTTGGATTGTGGGGTTTAATTATTAACAATCATTTAAGAGTGTTCTACGATCCTGGTTTGTAAAAATGATGTCAAAATttatttctgggttttttttatattttattttttgagtcATAAATCACCATtcactttatataaatatatatttcacaattatatttttttggggcCAACTAACATTATCATTTAGTACATCACAGTAAACTAACCGTTAGAAAAACGAATTAAACTATTGCAATTGGTGGTTTTTCAAGGGGAACGGGAGACATAATGTCAATTCATCCAATAGATTCTGAAATCAGTATTAAGCACTAATTAAAATTCACGCTTCTTATTGATAATCTTTGGCATATTACAAAATGTCAACATTActccattttctttttcttttttaaattctaaataaaagaaaaccaaatttataattaataaactAACTACTATTTGACAGTGGTAGGTACTAAATTAATAagacaataatatttaaaaacaaCATTTTGGAAGTTTTCAGTaatgttttttttaagaaataacgTAGAAGCTATTTCCAGGTCATTTTTATGTACACCGCTTAAGATACAAACACGTGTGACTTGCTGACATTGTAATTATTAGTGAGTGTagtgtgtttttgtggtaattttGTGTTAAAAAAATGGCCAAAGACTGATGAGCTTCAAATACGATTAAGTGACTCCGAAAATTCACTTTTTTTAACTTTTTAGATTTTTAGAATAAATGCCTcttaaaattattgaaattagtATAAtgattcttgatttttttttgttagcAATTAAGTTTTTGAATTTATAAATAATGGTAATTACCTTTGTATTAGCAAATTTAGAACAAttttcttatataaatatatattatatcgGAGAAGCAATGGATGTCAAGTGCAGGATAATCCCAAGGGGTTGAGGGTTTTTTTCTACCAATTGAGGCCCTCCCTTCACCACCTCCATAAGAATGGTCTACCGGGTTCATAACTACTTCTGTAACTACATGACGCTTACCTAGCCAACATTTAGATTCG
This genomic interval from Humulus lupulus chromosome 8, drHumLupu1.1, whole genome shotgun sequence contains the following:
- the LOC133795043 gene encoding E3 ubiquitin-protein ligase RSL1-like; amino-acid sequence: MAGSSSSNLYPLVDDFYFSALFDDDELFPISDVKYAHELQLQEALISAAFSLPSSRKRVPVKEETEHLINTMATSSATDLFLKKKVKLEKEEGESSSLVVEGFCPICSEPKPAGAMFRNDKCSHSFCSDCIGRYVVLKIQDNISVVKCPHPNCGGVLEPQLCRSIVPEQVFGRWENALCESLILGAKKIYCPFKDCLAMMVDDGEESVTVSECPSCNRLFCAQCNVSWHEGSECGEFQSVAKSVGTMSSSEKEEKMVIELAKNKQWRRCPSCSFYVEKTGGCVHISCRSIFISHLFCYFFLGIILILIVDIFF
- the LOC133795042 gene encoding E3 ubiquitin-protein ligase RSL1-like; its protein translation is MAGSSSGILNPFIDDFCFSALFDDEKSTPIAGEKCAHELPLQEALISSIFSPSRKRPIPIKEEKENLKKKVKSEKDEGEFVVAAGICPICTHYKPKEEMFRNDKCSHSFSSDCIGKYVVSKIQDNISMVKCPHLTPTAEAFWIRSSVVPLFRRKYCPLKDCLAMMVDDGEGLVTVSVCPSCHRLFCAQCNVSWHEVTGCGKFQIVARTGGTTSSSVREEQATEKMPH
- the LOC133794621 gene encoding AT-rich interactive domain-containing protein 4, which translates into the protein MFHPQGNSKQSCSLLAVTCGGVSESKLKKDVLENQPAYPFPELVSSGRLEVQTLTNPSKEEFSKLLESCKPNLVYLQGEQLENDEVGALVWGGVDLSTPEAVSEVFGTTLPSTVYLEIPNGEKFAEELHSKGVPYVIYWKNTFSRYAACHFRHAMFSVIKSSPIHTWDAFQLADASFRLYCLRNNHVLPAKGHKISGELGPCLLGECLKINVDPPVAEAEVEEDEDGSLDAFPAIKIHDDDVSLRFLVCGVPCALDASLLEPLEDGLNALLNIEIRGSKLHGKFSAPPPPLQAGTFSRGVITMRCDVSTCSCAHISLLLSGSAQTCFDDQLLENHIKNEIIENSQLVRSLTSSEGNKLLLSEPRKSSSIACGATVFEVCMKIPAWASQVLRQLAPDVSYHSLVALGIASIQGLPVASFEKDDAERLLFFCSSQERDISNDFIFGNPPTWLRPPAPSRKRSYPCQEKSLVPHDGYGLSKHDNPKADEKDKERGLVNGVSTPLLPARQRLKIAAMRPIPHVRRPKMAPFSGTSEADGHDGSQVKANIPIAPPTKLSIVGLTPATQRKSFSSSSQAKQIISLNPLPLKKHGCGRSPIHACSEEEFLKDVMQFLMLRGHTRLIPQSGIAEFPDAILNGKRLDLYNLYKEVVTRGGFHVGNGINWKGQIFSKMRNYTMTNRMTGVGNTLKRHYETYLLEYELAHDDVDGECCLLCHSSAAGDWVNCGMCGEWAHFGCDRRQGLGAFKDYAKTDGLEYICPHCSVSNFKKKSHKVSNGFGQGLTASRPL